One Methylomarinovum tepidoasis DNA window includes the following coding sequences:
- a CDS encoding (4Fe-4S)-binding protein has protein sequence MKIHWDEARCCHAGICVKELPQVFKVEDGRLEIDAEAAPEAEIRRVVGMCPAAALAIEEK, from the coding sequence ATGAAGATCCACTGGGACGAAGCACGCTGTTGCCACGCCGGCATCTGCGTGAAGGAACTGCCGCAGGTGTTCAAGGTCGAGGACGGCCGGCTCGAGATCGACGCCGAGGCTGCCCCAGAAGCGGAAATCCGCCGGGTGGTCGGCATGTGTCCCGCCGCCGCACTTGCCATCGAAGAAAAATGA
- the aroK gene encoding shikimate kinase AroK, with translation MSSQSSNIYLVGPMGAGKTTVGRLLARELGKQFYDSDREIETRTGVDIPTIFEYEGEEGFRRRETEVLRDLVTLSDIVLATGGGIILREENRRLLQDHGFVVYLYCPVEKQLERTARDTHRPLLRTSNPKKRLAELLAVRAPLYESIADCTLNTGECASRQAVKKIIQAYRNS, from the coding sequence ATGAGCAGCCAGTCCAGCAACATCTATCTGGTCGGTCCGATGGGGGCCGGCAAGACCACCGTCGGCCGCCTGCTGGCGCGGGAGCTGGGAAAACAGTTCTATGACAGCGACCGTGAGATCGAGACCCGCACCGGCGTGGACATTCCGACCATTTTCGAATACGAAGGCGAGGAAGGCTTTAGGCGCCGGGAAACGGAGGTGTTGCGCGATCTGGTGACGTTGAGCGACATCGTGCTGGCCACCGGCGGGGGGATCATCCTGCGCGAGGAGAACCGGCGGCTGTTGCAGGATCACGGGTTCGTCGTTTACTTGTATTGCCCGGTGGAAAAGCAGTTGGAACGCACCGCCCGTGACACCCACCGGCCGCTGCTGCGGACCTCGAACCCGAAAAAACGCCTGGCGGAGCTGCTGGCAGTGCGGGCGCCGCTGTACGAATCCATCGCCGATTGCACCCTCAACACCGGCGAATGCGCCAGCCGTCAGGCGGTCAAGAAAATCATCCAGGCTTACAGGAATTCTTGA
- a CDS encoding helix-turn-helix domain-containing protein, translating to MKLRWTLRCYPTPEQERLLARTFGCVRFVYNHFLHERNAAFTRGERMT from the coding sequence ATGAAGTTGCGCTGGACCCTCCGCTGCTACCCGACTCCGGAACAGGAACGCCTCCTGGCCCGGACATTCGGCTGCGTGCGTTTCGTCTACAACCATTTCCTGCACGAACGTAACGCCGCCTTCACCAGAGGTGAGCGGATGACCTAG
- a CDS encoding transposase has translation MVKNHNLTRSLQDAAMGGYIRTIEARAIMHGRQVVKVDRFFPSTKMCCRCGQLHSMPLEKRQMECDCGNVMDRDLNAAINILAAGQAVTARGDGVRPDPAPA, from the coding sequence TTGGTTAAAAACCACAACCTGACCCGCAGCCTTCAGGACGCCGCCATGGGTGGGTACATTCGAACCATCGAAGCCAGGGCGATCATGCACGGCAGGCAGGTGGTCAAGGTGGATCGTTTCTTTCCGAGCACGAAAATGTGCTGCCGCTGTGGTCAGCTTCACTCCATGCCGCTTGAGAAACGGCAGATGGAATGTGACTGCGGCAACGTGATGGACCGCGACCTTAACGCGGCCATCAATATTTTGGCGGCCGGGCAGGCCGTGACCGCACGTGGAGACGGCGTAAGACCTGATCCGGCTCCGGCCTGA
- a CDS encoding TetR/AcrR family transcriptional regulator, with the protein MNAANPKEAKKRQLLDEGVRLLLARGYHGTGLQEILSRAGIPKGSFYHYFPSKEAFSAAVIEHYIEPFIQQLDHHLGQNAATPLQALQDYFRALIEELQGNDFKGGCLLGNLMGEVGDTSALCRQALQRALHRYRDKIAAMLAQAQAAGLVRRDRTAEELADCIVDNWQGALLRMKVERSTAPLERFMDQIFRELLPGEAAGPETGLHPASSET; encoded by the coding sequence ATGAATGCAGCAAACCCCAAAGAAGCCAAAAAACGCCAGCTGCTCGATGAAGGCGTCCGGCTGCTGCTGGCCCGGGGCTATCACGGCACCGGCCTGCAGGAGATCCTCTCCCGGGCAGGGATTCCCAAAGGCTCCTTCTACCACTATTTTCCCAGCAAGGAAGCCTTCAGCGCGGCGGTGATCGAACATTACATCGAGCCTTTCATCCAGCAACTGGATCACCACCTCGGCCAAAACGCGGCCACGCCGCTCCAGGCGCTGCAAGACTACTTCCGCGCCCTGATCGAGGAACTCCAGGGCAACGATTTCAAAGGCGGCTGCCTGCTGGGCAATCTGATGGGAGAGGTGGGAGACACCAGTGCGCTGTGCCGCCAGGCGCTGCAGCGCGCCCTCCACCGTTACCGCGACAAGATCGCCGCGATGCTGGCCCAGGCCCAGGCGGCCGGCCTCGTCCGCCGGGACCGGACGGCGGAGGAACTGGCCGACTGCATCGTCGACAACTGGCAGGGAGCGTTGCTGCGGATGAAGGTCGAACGCAGCACCGCGCCCCTGGAACGCTTCATGGATCAGATTTTCCGGGAACTGTTGCCCGGAGAGGCGGCCGGCCCAGAGACCGGCCTTCACCCTGCGTCAAGCGAAACCTGA
- a CDS encoding selenium-binding protein SBP56-related protein — protein sequence MIRILLLSLGLLAAALPGSADETPLSPYMPKIVGQEDFIYVWTLGIEGLGDGSDKLVTIDANPNSKTFGKVIHSVSVGGRHEAHHSGFTDDRNYLWAGGLDTSKIFIFDVHTDPARPKLVKVIDDFVEKSGGVVGPHTTYALPGRMIISGLSNDKDYGGRTALVEYTNDGRYVATYWMPTDDNLQGAVKIGKHADGYGYDVRALPRLDIMLTSSFTGHRNYMRDLGELMQDKQAMQEFGNTMVLWDLHDRKPKLIFDVPGAPLEIRCAWEPNHNYCFTSTALTAKIWLVYLGDQGKWHAQAVADIGDPAKIPLPVDISIESDDRRLWVTTFMDGSARLFDISDPFHPKQIYQKKIGAQVNMVSQSWDGKRVYFSSSLLSKWDKKGKDNEQFVKAYRWDGRELTPLFQIDFLKEKLGRPHQMRFGAYALYR from the coding sequence ATGATCCGAATCTTACTGCTGAGCCTGGGCCTCCTGGCCGCCGCCCTCCCTGGCAGCGCCGATGAAACGCCGCTGTCCCCCTACATGCCCAAGATCGTCGGCCAGGAGGATTTCATCTACGTCTGGACCCTGGGCATCGAGGGGCTGGGAGACGGCTCGGACAAGCTCGTCACCATCGACGCCAATCCCAACTCCAAGACCTTCGGCAAGGTCATCCACAGCGTTTCCGTGGGCGGCCGTCACGAGGCCCACCACTCCGGCTTCACCGACGACCGCAACTATTTGTGGGCCGGCGGCCTGGACACCAGCAAGATCTTCATCTTCGACGTCCACACCGATCCGGCCAGGCCGAAGCTGGTCAAGGTGATCGACGACTTCGTGGAGAAAAGCGGCGGCGTGGTCGGCCCCCACACCACCTACGCCCTGCCCGGCCGCATGATCATCAGCGGGCTGTCCAACGACAAGGACTACGGCGGCCGCACCGCCCTGGTGGAATACACCAACGACGGCCGGTACGTCGCCACCTATTGGATGCCCACCGACGACAACCTGCAGGGCGCCGTCAAGATCGGCAAGCATGCCGACGGCTACGGCTACGACGTCCGCGCCCTGCCCCGCCTCGACATCATGCTGACCTCCTCGTTCACAGGTCACCGCAACTACATGCGCGATCTGGGGGAACTGATGCAGGACAAGCAGGCGATGCAGGAATTCGGCAACACCATGGTGCTGTGGGACCTGCACGACCGCAAGCCCAAACTGATCTTCGACGTGCCGGGCGCGCCGCTGGAAATCCGCTGCGCCTGGGAACCGAACCACAACTACTGCTTCACCAGCACCGCCCTGACCGCCAAGATCTGGCTGGTGTATCTGGGCGATCAGGGGAAATGGCACGCCCAGGCGGTGGCGGACATCGGCGATCCCGCCAAGATCCCCCTGCCGGTGGACATCTCCATCGAAAGCGACGACCGGCGCCTGTGGGTGACCACCTTCATGGACGGCAGCGCCCGCCTGTTCGACATCTCCGACCCGTTCCACCCGAAGCAGATCTATCAGAAAAAGATCGGCGCCCAGGTGAACATGGTGTCCCAGAGCTGGGACGGCAAGCGGGTCTATTTCAGCTCATCGCTGCTGTCGAAGTGGGATAAGAAGGGCAAGGACAACGAACAGTTCGTCAAAGCCTACCGCTGGGACGGCAGGGAATTGACGCCCCTGTTCCAGATCGACTTCCTCAAGGAGAAGCTGGGACGCCCCCATCAGATGCGTTTCGGCGCCTACGCGCTCTATCGATGA
- the aroB gene encoding 3-dehydroquinate synthase, translated as MKTLTIDLGARSYPIYIGTGLLSRRDLFTPHIGGEQVMVVTNDVVGPLYLERLLATLGLPDEAALVLPDGERHKTLETVNRIFDALLERRYSRNATLVALGGGVIGDIVGFAAACYQRGIDFIQVPTTLLAQVDSSVGGKTGVNHPLGKNMIGAFHQPRAVIADIATLDTLPERELQAGIAEVIKYGLIRDAPFFTWLEDHIEALRRRDPDALTYAVERSCRNKAEVVAADEREGGLRAILNFGHTFGHAIEAGMGYGRYLHGEAVAIGMCQAADLSARLGLLPRRDVQRIESLLARAGLPTTPPAAMDGAAFLRHMAVDKKNRDGQIRLILLEEIGRATLPRPVPRESLEATLHEYGRSGA; from the coding sequence ATGAAAACGCTGACCATCGATCTGGGGGCGCGCAGCTATCCCATCTACATCGGCACCGGCCTGCTGTCCCGGCGGGATCTGTTCACCCCGCATATCGGCGGCGAGCAGGTCATGGTGGTGACCAACGACGTCGTCGGCCCCCTGTATCTGGAGCGCTTGCTGGCCACGCTCGGGTTGCCCGACGAAGCCGCCCTGGTGCTACCCGACGGGGAACGCCACAAGACCCTGGAAACCGTCAACCGCATCTTCGATGCCCTGCTGGAACGCCGCTACAGCCGTAACGCCACCCTGGTCGCCTTGGGGGGCGGAGTGATCGGCGACATCGTGGGTTTCGCCGCCGCCTGCTATCAGCGCGGGATCGATTTCATCCAGGTGCCGACCACCCTGCTGGCCCAGGTGGATTCCTCCGTCGGTGGCAAGACCGGCGTCAACCACCCGCTGGGAAAGAACATGATCGGGGCCTTTCACCAGCCCCGGGCGGTCATCGCCGACATCGCCACCCTCGACACCCTGCCCGAGCGGGAACTTCAGGCCGGGATCGCCGAAGTGATCAAATACGGTCTGATCCGTGACGCCCCGTTCTTTACCTGGCTGGAGGATCACATCGAGGCATTGCGGCGACGTGACCCCGATGCTCTGACCTATGCGGTCGAGCGTTCCTGCCGCAACAAGGCGGAAGTGGTGGCGGCCGACGAGCGCGAAGGGGGGCTTAGGGCCATTCTCAATTTCGGGCATACCTTCGGCCATGCCATCGAGGCGGGAATGGGGTACGGGCGTTACCTGCACGGAGAGGCGGTCGCCATCGGCATGTGCCAGGCGGCGGATCTGTCCGCCCGCCTCGGTCTGCTGCCCCGCCGCGACGTGCAGCGGATCGAGTCCCTGCTGGCGCGGGCGGGGCTTCCCACCACGCCGCCTGCGGCGATGGACGGGGCGGCGTTTCTGCGCCACATGGCGGTGGACAAAAAGAACCGCGATGGCCAGATCCGGCTGATTCTGCTGGAGGAAATCGGCCGCGCCACCCTTCCCCGTCCGGTCCCCCGGGAATCACTGGAAGCGACTTTGCATGAGTACGGCAGAAGCGGTGCTTGA
- a CDS encoding DUF4242 domain-containing protein — protein sequence MPKYVIEREIPGAGDLSPEELTAISQKSCGILREMGPQIQWVESYVTQDKIYCVYIAPNEEAVREHAAKGGFPADRISEVKTKIDPTTAEG from the coding sequence ATGCCCAAGTACGTCATCGAACGGGAGATCCCCGGCGCCGGCGACCTGTCGCCGGAGGAGCTGACCGCCATTTCGCAGAAGTCCTGCGGCATCCTGCGAGAAATGGGGCCCCAGATCCAATGGGTGGAAAGCTATGTCACCCAGGACAAGATCTATTGCGTCTATATCGCCCCCAATGAAGAGGCCGTGCGCGAACATGCGGCCAAGGGCGGCTTTCCCGCCGACCGCATCAGCGAGGTGAAGACGAAGATCGATCCCACCACGGCGGAGGGCTGA
- a CDS encoding SPOR domain-containing protein, with product MSTAEAVLETPPGRSQPGFDFLSPERQQKFDLLLHLLANLPRPLLVSGPEGIGKSTLLRLLQQAQQDGWRICRLQGGEELSFEAVQQQLAECLGLENAGELDRALAQREAGGGLVILAIDDGGDLLPGVLDAVCRLAAHHPALRVVVTLRPDDLHVKTVTDAWAIEEGHVIELPPLDLSQTRDYVQALWVRAGQGAVDEALVREIYHRSHGIPARIREQTQARIGKPPLRWRQALAKPVYIALASLVAVAVALTYWQQRSVGEKRQAKAPAAVAVEPAAKPSPVAAEPQVVAGETEPQVSEAAPQLPAAVAETVPAPPSPETVTEPVAESPPPDAAPEAEPVAKIATAEAQPLTPAEILVSLGVHTSDWLLQQPERHFTLQIAAFDKLEDLAGFVREHPGLQPLAYYRKQRRGRAWYPLLYGVFPTLEAARQAQAKLPPGLKKPWLRRLRSVQKEIRALQSSQP from the coding sequence ATGAGTACGGCAGAAGCGGTGCTTGAAACGCCCCCCGGGCGCTCCCAGCCGGGATTCGATTTTCTGTCTCCCGAGCGGCAGCAGAAGTTCGATCTGCTGCTGCACCTGCTGGCCAATCTGCCGCGCCCGCTGCTGGTTTCCGGGCCCGAGGGAATCGGCAAATCCACCCTGCTGCGGTTGTTGCAGCAGGCCCAGCAGGACGGATGGCGGATCTGCCGCCTGCAGGGCGGGGAGGAATTGAGTTTCGAGGCGGTGCAGCAGCAATTGGCCGAGTGCCTGGGGCTGGAGAATGCCGGTGAACTGGACCGGGCCCTGGCGCAGCGGGAAGCCGGCGGGGGGCTGGTCATCCTCGCCATCGACGATGGCGGCGACCTGTTGCCCGGCGTGCTCGATGCCGTCTGCCGGCTGGCGGCGCACCATCCGGCATTGCGGGTCGTCGTCACCCTGCGGCCGGACGATCTGCACGTCAAGACCGTCACCGACGCCTGGGCCATCGAGGAGGGGCACGTGATCGAACTGCCGCCGCTGGACCTGTCCCAGACGCGGGACTACGTCCAGGCCCTGTGGGTTCGGGCCGGGCAGGGGGCGGTGGACGAGGCCCTGGTCCGGGAGATCTACCACCGCAGCCACGGCATTCCCGCCCGCATCCGCGAGCAAACCCAGGCGCGTATCGGCAAGCCGCCGTTGCGCTGGCGCCAGGCGCTGGCCAAGCCGGTTTACATCGCCCTGGCGTCGCTCGTCGCCGTGGCCGTCGCCCTGACCTACTGGCAGCAGCGTTCGGTCGGGGAAAAGAGGCAGGCGAAGGCGCCGGCCGCCGTGGCGGTCGAACCCGCCGCGAAACCGTCGCCGGTGGCCGCAGAACCCCAGGTCGTCGCCGGCGAAACCGAACCGCAGGTTTCCGAAGCCGCACCGCAGCTCCCGGCGGCGGTTGCAGAAACCGTTCCGGCGCCGCCTTCCCCGGAGACGGTGACAGAGCCGGTGGCGGAAAGCCCCCCGCCGGATGCGGCGCCCGAAGCGGAGCCGGTGGCGAAGATCGCCACAGCCGAGGCGCAGCCGCTGACACCGGCGGAAATCCTTGTCAGCCTCGGTGTCCACACGAGCGACTGGCTGCTGCAGCAGCCCGAACGGCATTTCACCCTGCAGATCGCCGCTTTCGACAAGCTGGAGGATCTTGCCGGCTTCGTGCGCGAACATCCCGGTTTGCAGCCGCTGGCCTATTACCGCAAACAGCGCCGGGGGCGCGCCTGGTATCCACTGCTCTACGGCGTGTTTCCGACCCTGGAGGCCGCACGTCAGGCCCAGGCGAAGCTGCCGCCGGGTCTCAAGAAGCCCTGGCTGCGGCGCCTGCGTTCGGTGCAGAAGGAAATCCGCGCCCTCCAATCTTCTCAACCCTAG